Within the Nitrospiraceae bacterium genome, the region TTCGTCGCCTTCAGTTTCCTCGACTGGTAGCAACATTCTCGACTTGATGTGCAGCAACGTCGCGGCCATAACGAGAAACTCTCCGGCAACGGCCAGATTCAGTTCCTTCATCACCGACAGATAATCCAGATACTGCTGAGCGATCAGCGCGACCGGAATATCGTAGATGTTGATTTCGTTTTTCTTGATGAGGTGGAGGAGAAGATCGAGCGGCCCCTCGAACTTCTCGATCTTGACCTGGTAGGGAAGTTCTGTTTGGTCCATCAGGTATCAGACAAGCCCTGATAAATTTTGGATCTTATACCAGCTTATGGGGGTACGAGCAAGACCAAAACTATATGTAGGGGTCTCCCTACAGGCTATTTGGCCCTCATCCCGTAAAACAGGAGCACCAAACCGATCAACACCAACCCTGCCGTAACGGCCTGAGACCAAGGCCCCGAATCCTGGCTCCCGGGACGAGCCTGGGTGATGCGCTTGGCGCGAGCCAACAAGGGCGGCTGGGCAAACGTTGCACGCACCAGGTCATCGTCACTCTTAAATTCGCTGTCGGAGAAATCCGCTATCCCTCCAAACCGGGCTGAGGCAAAGACCGGCGGCCGATCAAACTGGGCAAACAGAAAAAAGGCCTCACGCTCGAACCGTGCGTCAGAAAAGTCGCATTTCGCCATACACCGCGCCCCGGAAAACCCGGTCCCCAGGTGAAAGCGGACCCCGGTAAAATTGGCTGGCTGCTGAAAAACGACTTCCAAGAGTTCGGACAAACCCGAAAAATCGGCGGCCTTGAACACCGCCGGCCCCCCAAATTGCGAGCGATGGAATCGAGCATGAGGCCCAAAGCGCGTGTCCGCATACATGGCTCCTTGCGTGAACCGACTTTGTACGAAGTAGCTTTCCGCATCGAATGTAGCCTTCGAGAGGTCCACCATGCCCAGATACACCGTCCGTGACAGATCCAGTTGACCCCCGAAGCGAGTCTCCGTGAGTATGACGGGGCCGGTGATGACCAAATATCCTCCCTTGAGACGGTTCATGAGCCGACCATCCACCCGAGAACGGGTCAGGACAAAAGGCCCCTGGATGACGTGGAGATCTTCTGCTTTCACCGGTTCCAAGGCCTGGCGGTCCTGGGCGGTGATGGAGGTAAGCGCCTCGAGTTTGGTCACAGGCAGTTCGTCAAAAAACACATCCCCCTTTACCACGACTCCGGAGAGATCCACCCCCTTGCCCTTCAACAGGGCCGCCATCAACTCACCAGCCGGAATGGCCCTGGCTTCCCGCTCCGCTTCGCTACAGCTACGGCTCAGATGAATCGTCAGAACGGGGCCGCTGGGATCGCTCGACCGTTCGACCGTACAGTCGGCCCACACGGCAGCAACCGGACAACCCCACAACCCGATCGCAGCGAGTAACCGAACGACCAAAGGCCAGAACCAAGCCGGAGCATGGGCACTCATCAATTGCATGGGACCTTATATAAGGAGCCCTCCCCGTCCGAAGCAAGCCGTTGGATCAATCCGACTTTACAGGCCGGCAGGCTTTGATAGACTTTTCCCTGAATGAACACCGCGTTGACCAGACATCTCGCTTGGCGCCTGTTGCTCACGGGCTACCTCACCCTGACGCTGCTCGCCATCTCCACCGTCAGTGCAACGGCAGAGTCGGTCGTGGAAGTTCCGATCTTGGCTGCGATCAAGAACAATGATCGCGGCGTCTTTGAATTGCTGTTGTTACGATGGGATCGTCAGACTTCGCCCTCGCCGATTGAACTGAGGTGGCAGGGCGGCAATGTCCGGCCAGGGATGTCAAATGTCTCCTCAATGGCGCAAGCGTTCAGGTACGCGGTTGAACACCATACCCGGGAACCTTTGACCGGCACCGTCCACACGATCGGAATCGCATACGCAGCCACCAACAGCGACGGTCCCAGCGCTGGTGCTGTAATGGCAGTGGGATTCTCGGCCCTGCTGAACGGGGATCAGATCCAGCGTGGGATCGCACTGACCGGCACGATCAGCCAGAACGGAACAATCGGCCCAGTAGGCAGCATACCGGACAAAGTTCGCGCAGCCGCCCGCGAAGGTTACAGAACCGTACTGATCCCAGAGGGACAATACTCCGATCCACGCTGGGATTTGACCAGGCTGGGCTGGGAACTGAACGTCGAAATCAAGGAAGTGGGAACGATTGACCAGGCTTACCAACTCATGACCGGGCGCACGCTCCACTAATCTCCGGCCACCGTCAGCTCACAGGTTGGTCCTGCACCGCAGGGCCAAGGCCTTCCACAATCGCGCGGTACTCCTCTTCGGTCAGCCGGTGCATACCAAGACTCAACCGACGGGCAAACTCCGCCTGCTCCGGAACACTCAAAACTTGTTGCAATAGCGCTTGGCACTCAGGTGCCGATGAGGCCCACCGGCGAACCGGCTTGACCTGTACGAACCCATAACGCGCCTCCGCCCGGAATTCATCCTTGAGCAAATCATCCAATGCAGTGAATGGCTGCACGGCCGAGACGATAGCAAATTCGGCGCAGATCCCCCCCTTGAGAACATAAACCAAGCCGTGAGACTGAGGCGTGAGGAATTTTTGCAGGTTATTTCGGATCAGATCGGTCCGCAATCCCCAGAGGCATGCCCCCATTTGAAGGTCTGCACTTTCTTGGGAGGTGCGTTCGCGCAGGGCTCCGGCGACAAAAAGAAAATGGCTCATAGGATGGTGGCATCGCACCACGACGGGGCCAGCCCCCCAACTGCCACCGCTGTGCCTTGGCACTGCAGCTTCGAAAGCCGTGGGGACAGCCCTCATCGGGGACAATAAAAGTCAGTGTATTAGGGTATGGGAAGCAGTCGCACGAAAGGTATCGTGAAACGGCCGACGCTCAGTTATTCCGATAGTCGTCCGCGTCATCGAGCAGATCTTCGGACTTCTCGAGGTAGTCGACATCATCGTCTTCGTCGTCCAACCCGAGTTCTTCTTCCATATCCTCTTCCATATCTTCCGGCATCTCGTCGAGTTCTTCGTCCGACATCTCCTCTTCGTCGTCCAAATCGACTTGATCCGGTTCGATGTCGTCCCGCACCGGCTTCGCAATGACCTTTTCCGGCTTCGGCGGTTTGGGTTCCGGCACAACGGCAGCGGCCTTCGCAACTTTCTTCGGTTTCTCGGGAACAGCCTTGGGCGCAGGAGCGGGCTTGGAAGCCTTGGCGGCTTTTGGTTTGGCAACCGACTGTTTCTTCGCCGGTTTCGCTGCAGCTTTCTTTGCGACCTTCTTGACCGGCTTCTTGGCTGCAGCCGCTTTAGGCCGCTTGGCTTTTGCGGGAGCCACTTTCTTCTTCGCGCTCTTCTTCGCCATTCGACTTCCTCCTCTGAAGTTCTCAGGCCAGCCTTGGGGGCTTCGGCGGCCACCATCTAGCATGAACCGCCGTACTCTTGCAACCACCTGGGAATTCATCACTTATTGTCGCGTTCTGCGACGACATACCGATGGGCTGCAAGGACCGGTTTGCCGCTCTGGATGTCCGAAGAAAACGAAAAACTGTGAATCCCTACAAAGCAGGCCAGGCCCTTTGTATAATACACACAGACAACGAAAGGACATTCTTCCCATGCTCACGCGGTTTGTTCGGACTCTGGTTCCCTCGCTGGCTCTCGCCGGCTTCGTGGCGTTTCCCACCTCGGCCGCGGCGCCGGTGGCGTCCGTGTTAATGGATAGCGGCTCACCCTATTACGTGCCGGCTTCGGTTACAGTGACCGCCGGTGCGGCCATTCGCTGGGACAATCCTACGCCTACTCACCACACCGTGACTCACGATGGTTGCTTCCAGGAAGACACCCGTTGCGCGTTCGACTCCGGTGCGGTTGATCCTGATGGAAGCTACACGATTCCTAGCCTCCCCCCTGGACGTTACCCGTATCAGTGCCGGATCCATCCGATCATGCGTGGCCTGATCATCGTCACGGAATCCGCCCTTATGCCGTCTCAGACATAATCAGACCGGGTCCTTCCCGGCTCAGTCACAACAGGCACCTGCGCGCCTCCTTGCAGGTGGCAGTCTCCGTCGTGTAGGCTGCTGACCCGCAGCTACCGGAAGGCGCCGCATGAAACCTGCAGCCGCAATTCAAGAGCCGCTCAATCTCTCGGGTGATGTCCTCAGGCAATGCGCTTGGCGCATTCCCGACCTCATCGCCTACCAGCACAATTTTGACGAATGGTGGCTGGCGCCGCTGGACGACGACTTCCCGATCGTGCGCCTCAATTCGGTCGGGCTCGAAATGCTGACCTCGATGAACGGACATATCACCGTCGGCGCGCTGCTCGAGAAATACGGCGACAGGGTCTGCGGACCCGACGGACAGCCCGGGACCTGGCACTTGGAACGCTGGGCCATTCCCAATTACTCGCTTTGCTATTTTGGAACGGAACCGCCCGGAGGCCATCGCCATAAGGCCAAGTGGGATCTCCTGCTTCAGCAGATCCGGGAAGGTTGGTCAGGCCAGCAGGAGTTCGAGGGCGAAGAGCATCTCGAGGATTTCCATCTCCAGGAGTTGAATGAAAGTGAGTTGGAGGACGGACACTTCGACCTCATCGAAACCACCGTTTCCCATTTGTTCCGCGAACCCTGTGAGGCCTTGGGTGGAGCGACTTATGGTCGGCTGCTCATGCGGCAGCTGAGGCGGCTCGGCTGGTTCAAACCCAAACCAAAGATCATCGTGGAAGTCGGCGGCGGGCTAGGGTACGTGGCTCGCGAGTTGGGGCAGGAACTCCTGCCGTTCGAGAAGCAAGGCATTCAATATGTCTCCCTCGACGTGACCCGGCCGTTCCTCGGACTCCAGCGGAAGCGCGCCAGGGCCGGCGGGTGGACCGTTACCGGCACCCAGGCCAATGGGGAATTCCTGCCGTTCAAAGATAATTCCGTCGATCTCATTGTCGACAACGAAAACATGGCCGACATGACCCCGGTCAAGCTCTCCCGAAAAGAGCTGATTGAAGGAAAAGGCGACACGGTCCAGCACCAGGAAGCGTTGGATTGGATCAGACGGTTGCGGCTCCCGCTCGACGCCGATTTGCCGGATGAAGTCATCTTCAATCTTGGACCGATGCGGTTTGCCGCCGAGGTTTGGCGGGTCCTCAAACCGGGGGGCAGAGCGTTTCTCACCGAATTCGGCATTGAAGAGGGTTGGCCGGCGGCGGTGAAACTCCCGCACCATACGGAATACGAGGTTCAATACAGCCACCTCCGACAGGCTGTGCGCTGGCTGGGATTCCAGGAACGCTATCTCCCGCTCCCCCAGTTCCTTCAGATCAAGCCGGACACCAAGGTACTGTGCACCGGAGCCGCTTACACCATCCAGCGATTTTGTCAGGGCCTCGGCAAACCCTTCTCCGTCCGCGCGTACACTGAAGGCGAACTGATGAAGGTACTTGGCGACATGTTGCCCAAGCTCCAAGGTTGCCACTACCACGACATCGCCGATCCAGCCTGGTTCGGCCTGATCGACTTCAAGGTGCTCCTCCTCGAAAAGCCGGGTGGTGCCCCGCAGGCCGCCTATACCGAGCAAAAGGGCGGGTTTCGCTGGTATTCGCAGCGATAAGCGGTTGAGGTAACGGGAATAGCCGATCCGGTCAGGACCGGCCTAAGTAGCCCAGCTGTATCAGCCACCACATTCCGAGGAAGAAAGTACCGGCCGTCAAGGCCAATATCGGAAAACCCCAGATGTTGAACGGGCGATCGATCTCCGCGAGATATCCCTCTCCCGATATGTAGCGCACCGGAACTTCGCTCTCGATCTCGAGCACCGAGTGGCTGTTGGAGATCGTTGTCTGGAAGCGCACGAGTTTGTTGGTGCCGGCATCTCTGAATTCGATGACCGGTTCCCCCGAATCCCCTTTCGAACGCACGACCCTGCCGACTGCCCGACGGCCTTCACGCAACAAACGCACGCGAGCCTTCACAACCAGCAGCCCGACCAGCCACACGCATGCTGTCATGCCAAGCAGCAGCCACTCAGCCATCTCGCCGACCCGAACTTCGCTCGATGGTTCCCATCATGATGAGTAGTTGTGAGCCGACGGTCTTGAGCGTCGATTCGATGACCCTGCTTACATTCATGCTGTTTGCCGTGCCAAATCCAGCAACACACCTTCGCGCAGTCCATAGTCACTGACGAGCACCGTCGTCACGCCCAGCGTGTCCATCACGGTTCTCAAGATGATCGCACCCGCGGCAATTACATCCTCGCGGTTCCTCTCCAACCCCGGAAGCCCCACGCGGCCGGACTTGGTGCGACTCAGCAATGTCGCTTCCAAGGCTTGAACTTCTGTTCGCATCAGGCGGTAGTTGTGAATCCGCGCCGGCTCGTAGGCAGACAACTGCTGCGCCATCGCCGCAAGCGCCGTAATCGTCCCGGCAGTTCCGACGAACACCGCAGCCCGATAGCCTTCCATCTCCAACACTGCAGCCCTGGTTTCCCTTGCCGCCCATTCTCTTGCCTGCTCGACTTCCTCGCTCGTGGGTGGATCGTGCTGCAATACGCGCTCGCACAAGCGGACAACGCCGATGTCGACCGATCGGACTAGCGGAGAGCGGCCGGGACGGTCGAGGATCAGCTCGGTACTTCCACCCCCGATGTCCAACGCCAGCATGTCCGTCACGCCCTTCGGCAGACCGGATCTGATTCCCAGCAGCGTCCGTCGCGCCTCTTCTTCTCCGCTGATCACCTCCACCGCCAACCCCGTCTCACGCCTGACCAGATTGACAAACTCATCCCGATTGGCGGCGTCCCGCACAGCACTGGTGGCGACTGCGACCGCCGCTTCGACTTGCGCTCGTTCGATGGCCTGGCACCACTGTTTGAGCGTCGGAATCACACGCGCCATGGCATCGGGATGAAGGGTCCGATCCCGATCGACGCCCTGGCCAAGCCGCAGGATCTTCCGCTCGGACTGAATCTCGCGCAACGAACCCGATGGCAGGAGCTCGGCGATGAGCAATCGACAGGTGAGGGTACCGATGTCGATCCCGGCAAGAATGCGCGGGAGGGGGGCACTGGAAGCGGTCATCAGCTGAACCGTCTCACTGACCCTCAAGTGAAATATCGTTCATCTCGAGCAACAATTTCGTCTTCTCTTCCTGCAGCGTGCGCACCTGCTGCATCAGACGAGCAATGTCTGGGTCTGTCACGATCCTCTCGACGGTTTCCCCACGCTCCTGCAACTCCAGGGTCCGTTCACCGATATCTCCATACAGATCGTCGAGCTGTTGATCGACCTTGCGCAATTCCAGCCGATATCGAAGCAGTTCGCCCTCTTCCAGCGCTCGAGTCGCCGCATGGGCCGTCCCGTGGCGCAACGTGACCCATCCTGCGCGTAGATCGTGTCCCAAGCGCTGCAACAACCCCATGCGTCCCTCCTTCTGCTATCCAACCACACTGAGGGCAAGCCGGTCTTGCCATCGGCGAACCAAATTGCGCTTCAAAGCCTGATGCCCAGGCTGAGACAAGGTCCCATCGCACGCCACCAGAGCAATGGCCTCTCGTCTTGCCTGTTCGAGCAAATCCGCATCCCGCACGAGATTCGCCACCTTGAACTCCGGGACGCCCCACTGGCGTAAGCCCAGTAGTTCACCCGGTCCTCGAATGCGCAAATCATCCTCGGCGATCACGAAGCCATCCGTGGATTTGACCAGTGCTTCCAACCGTTGCTGGGCGGTCGACTCCGCCCTGGGCGTTCCATCAGCCGTCACGCGGGGCCCTGCCGCGCGCAGCGGTGACGACGCCATCAGAAGGCATAGCGACTGATGAACTCCTCGCCCGACCCGGCCCCGCAACTGATGCAGCTGCGCGAGGCCGAACCGCTCCGCATGTTCGATGAGCATGACTGTCGCGTTGGCGACGTCCACCCCAACCTCAATGACGGTGGTAGCCACCAGTATCTGAATATCCCCAGCCTGGAAGGCCCTCATGGTCCGTTCCTTCTCCGCAGCCGATAACCGACCATGCAGGAGCCCGACTCGCCATTGGGGATGCTCGGCTTGAATCTGTTCCGCCCCTTGCATCGCCGCCTTGAGATCGATTTTTTCCGATTCTTCCACGAGGGGATATACGATATACGCCTGCCGCCCTAACTGGATCTGGTCCCGGACGAGTTGCCAGGCTTTGTGACGTTGGCTTTCTGCAAACAGGAACGTGCGGACCGGTTTTCTCCCAGGCGGAAGCATATCGATTACCGACACATCCAAATCACCATACACAGTCATCGCCAGCGTGCGGGGAATCGGTGTCGCCGTCATGACCAATACATCCGGCGCATAGCCCTTCTCCAGCAAGGACTTGCGCTGCAACACACCGAATTTGTGTTGTTCATCGATAACTGCCAAGCCGAGGTTTGCAAACTTCACCCGCTTCTGGATCAAGGCATGGGTCCCGATAGCGACATGCGCCTCACCCGACGCCAACTGCCTCACCTTCTCGTTCCGTTCCTTTGCTTTTCCACCTCCGGTCACAAGCACCGCCGACAAGCCGATCGTCCCCAGCAGCGACGAGAGATTCCGGAAATGCTGCTCAGCCAAAATCTCCGTCGGAACCATCAACGCTGATTGATAGCCCGAGCCGCAAGCCATCGCGATTGCCTTCAACGCCACCACGGTTTTTCCGGATCCGACATCACCCTGAACCAGCCGATTCATCGGTTGCGTCGACACCATGTCCGCCTGGATTTCGCCGAACACACGCTCCTGCGCAGGCGTCAGGCGGAAGGGCAACGCTTTTTCGAGGCTGGTGAGCAGCGGCACGTCGGCGCGAAAGCGAAATGGCTTGGGCTCATCCTTCGTCGCCCGATGCCGGAGAGCCATGGCAGTCTGCAGTACGAACAATTCTTCGAAAGCCAGCCGTCGATGGGAGGGACTCATGCCACGATCAAGCCGTGGAAGGTCCGTTTTAGGAGCCGGAAAATGCAGAAGCCGAATCGCCTCGGAAGCGGGCATCAAGCGGTACCGCGCCCGAATCTGAACCGGCAGGATTTCCTCGACCTCGGCGCCATACTCGGCCAACAGACCGTGGATCAGCCCCCGCATCTGGCGGGACGTCCAGCCCTTGGTTTCGTGGTAGACAGGCACGATCCGACCGAGATGCAGCAACTCGTCTTCGCTGCCGGTTAAGATCTCGAATTGCGCCACCTCGAGCCGAAGCTCGGTCCAGCCGCTCCTGCCCGCAATCACTCGTCCGGTCATCATGACCCGCAGGCCTTCCTTGAGCACATTTTCCAAGTACGGCTGGTTGAAAAAGGTCGTCTGTACGGTCCCGGAACCGTCGCTCAACCATACCGTCAGAAGCGCCATCCGCCGGAACCTGGCCTTACTTGCAGAGGCCTTCGTGATGGAGCCGCAGACCGTGACCGCCATCCCTGGAACGAGCTTCGCCATCGGTGTCACGACCGAGCGGTCTTCATACCTCCAGGGTGCTGTCCAGAGCGCCTCTTCGACAGTCGAAATTCCTAGTCGTTCCAGCAACTGTGTCCGCTTTGGTCCCACTCCCTTGGCAAATCGAATAGGCAAGTCCCACAAGGGTCGCCCCGCCTTCCATTGAGAAGGCGACACCGTCGCTTCTCGCTCCCCAGAGTCCGTCGGCTCTGAAGGTGCGCGTTCCGCTCCTGTCGCACCGCTCAACTCGCGCAGCAAGTCCAACGCCTTCGCAAGACGGTCTCGCTGCTCCATCGGAGACAGGCCGGTATGGAAATCGACAAACAGGTTTCGTAGGGAGAGCAAGCGAGCTTCGACCGATCGTGGGTAGACCCGCCCCCCTAATAGCTCGATCACTTGCTCGGAAATAAACCGGTCGAGATTGCGGACTGCCCCCAGATGTGCCCCTGCATCCCGGGAGGCAAACTCAATTGGACGGGTGACACGTTCCACGAAGGCGGGCAAAACATCGCTGGGGGTGGGAACGTCAGGACGTGGCATCCTGACGCGGGATCGTATCACAGCCCCTCACCCTCCTCAACGAGCGGAGAACGCTTGACTGGCATCGGACCGACGCCGGAGCAGCCTGATTTATCGACTTTTCTTGGTGCTTTTCAGACCCGATGTTAGAGTGATCCTGCGGCAACTCATCCATTGGGGCACCCATGTATCGTCGCAATATTAGACACATTCTGACTCCCCTTGCGGTGCTAATCGGAATATTCGTTCTCTACCATGCCTGGATCAAACCCCATTTCTTCCCCGATCCTCCGCCGCCGCCACCGAAAGTTGTCGTCGAGGAAACAGCCCCAGCCCCTTCAACACCAGTTGCCCCACCACCAGAAGCGGTTCAGGACGAACCGAAGCGTCCGCGCACCCTGGACCCCGTCAGCATTCCGGTTCCAAAACATTCGGAACTGCTGAGCGCCATCCATGAAGAACTCGAGAAACGAAATTTGGCCATAGCTGAAACAAAACTCAGCGAGATTCCGTCGTCTTTGATGGCGGAATCCGCCACTAAACGGCACGTTGCGATTCTTTGG harbors:
- a CDS encoding pentapeptide repeat-containing protein, whose product is MQLMSAHAPAWFWPLVVRLLAAIGLWGCPVAAVWADCTVERSSDPSGPVLTIHLSRSCSEAEREARAIPAGELMAALLKGKGVDLSGVVVKGDVFFDELPVTKLEALTSITAQDRQALEPVKAEDLHVIQGPFVLTRSRVDGRLMNRLKGGYLVITGPVILTETRFGGQLDLSRTVYLGMVDLSKATFDAESYFVQSRFTQGAMYADTRFGPHARFHRSQFGGPAVFKAADFSGLSELLEVVFQQPANFTGVRFHLGTGFSGARCMAKCDFSDARFEREAFFLFAQFDRPPVFASARFGGIADFSDSEFKSDDDLVRATFAQPPLLARAKRITQARPGSQDSGPWSQAVTAGLVLIGLVLLFYGMRAK
- a CDS encoding cupredoxin domain-containing protein — encoded protein: MLTRFVRTLVPSLALAGFVAFPTSAAAPVASVLMDSGSPYYVPASVTVTAGAAIRWDNPTPTHHTVTHDGCFQEDTRCAFDSGAVDPDGSYTIPSLPPGRYPYQCRIHPIMRGLIIVTESALMPSQT
- a CDS encoding class I SAM-dependent methyltransferase → MKPAAAIQEPLNLSGDVLRQCAWRIPDLIAYQHNFDEWWLAPLDDDFPIVRLNSVGLEMLTSMNGHITVGALLEKYGDRVCGPDGQPGTWHLERWAIPNYSLCYFGTEPPGGHRHKAKWDLLLQQIREGWSGQQEFEGEEHLEDFHLQELNESELEDGHFDLIETTVSHLFREPCEALGGATYGRLLMRQLRRLGWFKPKPKIIVEVGGGLGYVARELGQELLPFEKQGIQYVSLDVTRPFLGLQRKRARAGGWTVTGTQANGEFLPFKDNSVDLIVDNENMADMTPVKLSRKELIEGKGDTVQHQEALDWIRRLRLPLDADLPDEVIFNLGPMRFAAEVWRVLKPGGRAFLTEFGIEEGWPAAVKLPHHTEYEVQYSHLRQAVRWLGFQERYLPLPQFLQIKPDTKVLCTGAAYTIQRFCQGLGKPFSVRAYTEGELMKVLGDMLPKLQGCHYHDIADPAWFGLIDFKVLLLEKPGGAPQAAYTEQKGGFRWYSQR
- a CDS encoding Ppx/GppA family phosphatase, which codes for MTASSAPLPRILAGIDIGTLTCRLLIAELLPSGSLREIQSERKILRLGQGVDRDRTLHPDAMARVIPTLKQWCQAIERAQVEAAVAVATSAVRDAANRDEFVNLVRRETGLAVEVISGEEEARRTLLGIRSGLPKGVTDMLALDIGGGSTELILDRPGRSPLVRSVDIGVVRLCERVLQHDPPTSEEVEQAREWAARETRAAVLEMEGYRAAVFVGTAGTITALAAMAQQLSAYEPARIHNYRLMRTEVQALEATLLSRTKSGRVGLPGLERNREDVIAAGAIILRTVMDTLGVTTVLVSDYGLREGVLLDLARQTA
- the recG gene encoding ATP-dependent DNA helicase RecG, whose product is MPRPDVPTPSDVLPAFVERVTRPIEFASRDAGAHLGAVRNLDRFISEQVIELLGGRVYPRSVEARLLSLRNLFVDFHTGLSPMEQRDRLAKALDLLRELSGATGAERAPSEPTDSGEREATVSPSQWKAGRPLWDLPIRFAKGVGPKRTQLLERLGISTVEEALWTAPWRYEDRSVVTPMAKLVPGMAVTVCGSITKASASKARFRRMALLTVWLSDGSGTVQTTFFNQPYLENVLKEGLRVMMTGRVIAGRSGWTELRLEVAQFEILTGSEDELLHLGRIVPVYHETKGWTSRQMRGLIHGLLAEYGAEVEEILPVQIRARYRLMPASEAIRLLHFPAPKTDLPRLDRGMSPSHRRLAFEELFVLQTAMALRHRATKDEPKPFRFRADVPLLTSLEKALPFRLTPAQERVFGEIQADMVSTQPMNRLVQGDVGSGKTVVALKAIAMACGSGYQSALMVPTEILAEQHFRNLSSLLGTIGLSAVLVTGGGKAKERNEKVRQLASGEAHVAIGTHALIQKRVKFANLGLAVIDEQHKFGVLQRKSLLEKGYAPDVLVMTATPIPRTLAMTVYGDLDVSVIDMLPPGRKPVRTFLFAESQRHKAWQLVRDQIQLGRQAYIVYPLVEESEKIDLKAAMQGAEQIQAEHPQWRVGLLHGRLSAAEKERTMRAFQAGDIQILVATTVIEVGVDVANATVMLIEHAERFGLAQLHQLRGRVGRGVHQSLCLLMASSPLRAAGPRVTADGTPRAESTAQQRLEALVKSTDGFVIAEDDLRIRGPGELLGLRQWGVPEFKVANLVRDADLLEQARREAIALVACDGTLSQPGHQALKRNLVRRWQDRLALSVVG